A genomic stretch from Elusimicrobiota bacterium includes:
- a CDS encoding tetratricopeptide repeat protein, producing MNNEDVLVYIKQGDAYKIAGNITLAISEYQKALKIEPTNPTSLLKLGQVYETKGDTDKEQAFYLLAQNVYEKALLKEPNNPEIHNSIISLGVKQNRIDLLVKQYKEKLAKEPTNLVLVEAVRKLATISMVSIPPQVQIGSEKSGCAKIFIDYVFPFVGIIPLLLGVMIPKLKILQTPGIVIVVAYLIYKFSTAKKSTKSKQW from the coding sequence ATGAATAACGAAGATGTACTTGTTTATATCAAACAAGGCGATGCTTACAAAATAGCAGGTAATATCACATTAGCAATTTCAGAATATCAGAAAGCATTAAAAATAGAACCAACGAATCCTACCTCACTGCTGAAACTTGGACAGGTCTATGAAACAAAAGGCGATACTGATAAAGAACAGGCGTTTTATCTGCTCGCACAAAATGTTTACGAGAAAGCACTCTTGAAAGAACCGAATAATCCGGAAATACATAATTCAATAATTTCGCTCGGTGTTAAACAGAACAGAATTGATTTGCTCGTTAAACAGTACAAAGAAAAACTGGCAAAAGAGCCAACAAATCTTGTGCTGGTGGAAGCGGTTCGGAAACTGGCAACAATATCAATGGTGAGTATTCCACCACAGGTACAGATTGGTAGCGAAAAAAGCGGCTGTGCTAAAATTTTTATTGATTATGTTTTCCCATTCGTAGGAATTATACCATTGCTTTTAGGTGTAATGATACCAAAACTAAAAATCTTGCAAACACCGGGTATCGTAATAGTAGTTGCCTACCTTATCTATAAATTCTCAACTGCTAAAAAATCAACCAAAAGCAAACAGTGGTAA